A region of Bradyrhizobium sp. SZCCHNS1050 DNA encodes the following proteins:
- the zapE gene encoding cell division protein ZapE yields MLSTPSDAFRAQYQSLVDTGAIEADLAQAEVADALAALERRLSTYKPTRKQGLLGRLFADKSEPPNGLYVHGEVGRGKTMLMDLFFQNCPVEHKRRAHFHEFMAEVHERIYGYRQNIARGELADADVIGLTAQAIFDQAWLLCFDEFHVTDIADAMILGRLFARLFELGTVVVATSNVAPEDLYKGGLNRALFLPFIKQIADHMDVMRLDARTDFRLEKLAGVKMWLVPADVDARAALDKAWARLTGHAKCKPRDMTIKGRILHVPCSANGVARFDFADLCEKPLAASDYLRLAHDYHTILIDHVPVMDLAERNAAKRFITLIDTLYDNAVKLIASAEADPISLYVATEGIEAMEFKRTTSRLIEMGSDSYLALPHGRKDSAASGTSTGLVET; encoded by the coding sequence ATGCTGTCCACTCCGTCAGACGCGTTCCGCGCGCAATATCAGTCTTTGGTCGATACCGGTGCGATCGAGGCCGACCTCGCCCAGGCCGAGGTCGCCGACGCCCTGGCGGCGCTGGAGCGCCGGCTCTCCACCTACAAGCCCACGCGCAAGCAAGGCTTGTTGGGCCGCCTTTTTGCCGACAAGAGCGAGCCGCCGAACGGCCTCTATGTCCACGGCGAGGTCGGGCGCGGCAAGACCATGCTGATGGACCTGTTCTTCCAGAACTGTCCCGTCGAGCACAAGCGCCGCGCGCATTTTCACGAATTCATGGCCGAGGTGCATGAGCGCATCTACGGCTACCGCCAGAACATCGCGCGCGGCGAGCTCGCCGATGCCGATGTGATCGGTCTCACGGCGCAGGCGATCTTCGATCAGGCCTGGCTGCTCTGTTTCGACGAATTCCATGTCACCGACATCGCCGACGCGATGATCCTGGGACGTCTGTTCGCCAGGCTGTTCGAGCTCGGCACGGTGGTGGTGGCGACCTCCAACGTCGCGCCTGAAGACCTCTACAAAGGCGGCCTCAACCGCGCGCTGTTCCTGCCCTTCATCAAGCAGATTGCCGACCACATGGACGTGATGCGGCTGGACGCGCGCACCGATTTCCGGCTGGAGAAGCTGGCCGGCGTGAAGATGTGGCTGGTGCCGGCCGATGTCGACGCGCGAGCGGCGCTCGACAAGGCCTGGGCGCGGCTCACGGGCCATGCCAAGTGCAAGCCGCGCGACATGACGATCAAGGGGCGCATCCTGCACGTCCCGTGCTCCGCCAACGGCGTCGCCCGCTTCGATTTTGCCGATCTCTGCGAGAAGCCGCTGGCGGCCTCGGACTATCTGCGGCTCGCGCACGACTATCATACGATCCTGATCGATCACGTTCCGGTCATGGATCTGGCCGAGCGCAATGCCGCCAAGCGGTTCATCACCCTGATCGATACGCTCTACGACAACGCCGTGAAGCTGATCGCCTCCGCCGAAGCCGACCCGATTTCGCTCTACGTCGCGACCGAGGGCATCGAGGCCATGGAGTTCAAGCGGACCACCTCGCGCCTGATCGAGATGGGTTCGGACTCCTATCTGGCCCTGCCGCACGGGCGGAAGGACTCGGCGGCATCTGGGACTTCCACGGGGTTGGTCGAAACCTGA
- the thpR gene encoding RNA 2',3'-cyclic phosphodiesterase — protein MPRLFTGLEIPAEVGHTLSGLRGGLPGARWIDPENYHVTLRFIGDIDGASANEIASMLWRVNRKPFEVTVQGLSSFGGRKPRAVVANVAPSRPLIELQAELERLMQRIGLDPEGRKFVPHVTLARLHDASSQDVADYLSVRGYFPSRVFMAERFVLFSSRASTGGGPYVVEDAYDLSPGVRSAAGSFKPAVR, from the coding sequence ATGCCGCGTTTGTTTACTGGACTGGAAATCCCGGCCGAGGTTGGCCACACGCTTTCCGGTTTGCGGGGTGGCCTCCCCGGCGCCCGCTGGATCGATCCCGAAAATTACCATGTGACGTTGCGTTTCATCGGTGACATTGACGGCGCCTCCGCCAACGAGATCGCCTCGATGCTGTGGCGGGTGAACCGCAAGCCGTTCGAAGTGACGGTGCAGGGTCTCTCCAGCTTCGGCGGCCGCAAGCCGCGCGCCGTCGTTGCCAACGTCGCGCCGAGCCGCCCCCTGATCGAGCTGCAGGCCGAGCTCGAGCGGCTCATGCAGCGGATCGGGCTCGATCCGGAGGGCCGCAAATTCGTGCCCCACGTCACGCTGGCGCGGCTGCACGATGCGTCGAGCCAGGACGTCGCCGACTATCTCTCCGTCCGCGGCTATTTCCCGAGCCGCGTGTTCATGGCCGAGCGCTTCGTGCTGTTTTCGTCGCGTGCCTCGACCGGCGGCGGGCCCTATGTGGTCGAGGACGCCTACGACCTCTCGCCGGGGGTGAGGTCTGCAGCGGGGTCGTTCAAGCCAGCCGTTCGCTGA
- a CDS encoding arylesterase, with the protein MHILVLMLALMTVGPAFAGAEAVKPIKLVVLGDSLSAGLGLSASDAFPAKLQKALQAKGLPIDLTNAGVSGDTSSGGRDRLDWSVPEGTEAVIVELGANDALRGIDPAVTRKALSEIVTRLKARGIAMMLCGMLAPPNFGSDYAAKFNAIYPDLAKQFDVPLYPFFLDGVAADAKLNQADGIHPTAAGVDIIVSRLLPTAEAFLRPLRGQ; encoded by the coding sequence GTGCACATACTCGTGTTGATGCTCGCCTTGATGACAGTCGGGCCCGCGTTCGCGGGTGCCGAGGCCGTCAAGCCGATCAAGCTCGTCGTTCTCGGCGATTCCTTGAGCGCGGGACTCGGCCTGTCCGCCTCGGATGCGTTTCCAGCCAAGCTGCAGAAGGCGTTGCAGGCCAAGGGGCTGCCGATCGACCTCACCAATGCCGGCGTGTCCGGGGACACCTCGTCCGGCGGCCGCGACCGGCTCGACTGGTCGGTGCCGGAGGGGACCGAAGCGGTCATCGTCGAGCTCGGCGCCAATGACGCGCTGCGCGGCATCGATCCCGCCGTGACGCGCAAGGCTTTGAGCGAAATCGTGACCCGGCTGAAGGCCAGGGGCATCGCCATGATGCTGTGCGGCATGCTGGCGCCGCCGAATTTCGGCAGCGACTACGCCGCGAAATTCAACGCGATCTACCCCGATCTCGCCAAGCAGTTCGACGTGCCGCTGTATCCATTTTTCCTCGATGGCGTCGCCGCCGACGCCAAGCTGAACCAGGCCGACGGCATCCACCCCACTGCGGCGGGCGTCGACATCATCGTGTCCAGGCTGTTGCCTACGGCGGAAGCATTCCTGCGTCCGCTTCGTGGGCAATGA
- a CDS encoding ABC transporter ATP-binding protein — protein MDSLIETSPLAGLAPDTITISNVNLSLGTGAARVHILKDISLRVGQGETIGLIGPSGSGKSTLLMVMAGLERPDGGEVVVNGTAFNALDEDALARFRGRQVGIVFQSFHLIPTMTALENVAVPLELAGHSGAAERAARELDSVGLGHRLHHYPTQLSGGEQQRVALARALAPDPAILVADEPTGNLDETTGRQIVDLLFTKHAERGMTLVLVTHDSGLAHRCDRVVRLRSGRIEADGGAHEPALA, from the coding sequence ATGGACAGTCTCATCGAAACCTCGCCTTTGGCCGGCCTTGCGCCGGACACCATTACCATCTCGAACGTCAACCTCTCGCTCGGCACCGGCGCGGCGCGGGTCCATATCCTCAAGGACATCAGCCTGCGGGTGGGACAGGGCGAGACGATCGGTCTGATCGGACCGTCGGGCTCTGGCAAGTCCACATTGCTGATGGTGATGGCGGGGCTGGAACGTCCTGATGGGGGTGAGGTGGTGGTCAACGGGACCGCTTTCAATGCCCTGGACGAGGACGCTCTGGCGCGGTTCCGCGGCCGCCAGGTCGGCATCGTCTTCCAGTCCTTCCATCTGATCCCGACCATGACGGCGCTGGAGAATGTCGCGGTGCCGCTGGAGCTGGCGGGCCATTCCGGCGCCGCCGAGCGCGCCGCCCGCGAGCTGGATTCGGTCGGACTCGGACACCGGCTGCACCACTATCCGACCCAGCTCTCGGGCGGCGAGCAGCAGCGCGTGGCGCTGGCGCGGGCACTTGCGCCGGACCCGGCCATTCTGGTGGCCGACGAGCCGACCGGCAATCTCGACGAGACCACCGGACGGCAGATCGTGGACCTGCTGTTCACCAAGCATGCCGAGCGCGGCATGACGCTGGTGCTGGTGACCCATGACAGCGGGCTTGCGCATCGTTGCGACCGCGTGGTCCGGCTGCGCTCGGGGCGGATCGAAGCCGACGGCGGCGCGCACGAGCCGGCCCTCGCATGA
- a CDS encoding ABC transporter permease yields MTTVAEPIAGGRMAALPVRYALRELRGGLRGFYVFIACIALGVLAIAGVGSVAASLNDGLVREGRTLLGGDVAFSLFQREAKPEEIDFLRSRGKLSLAATLRAMVRSGDAKLALVELKAVDNAYPLLGKAELQPDLPMADILAERDGVYGAAADPALLARLDLRIGDTVTIDTVRFQIRSALQAEPDKLSGGIGLGPRFLISEAGLRATPLLQPGSLVRWTYRVRLPDNAKDDHAAASFIADTRLTLPSAGWEIRSRSNASPQLERTIGRFTQFLTLVGLAALLVGGVGVANAVKSHVDRRTEVIAAFKALGATSRDVFGIYLVQVMVLATIGSIIGLSAGAALPFAIVGLFGNILPLPVIPAIHSDELALSFVYGLLTALAFGLWPLGRVRDVPVAALFREAVIAEWHRPRWSYLVLIAGTVALLIAVVIGLSYDKRIAAVFVVAAALVFVLLRGIAAAVMAIARALPRSRFPMLRLAVSNIYRPGALTPSVVLSLGLGLAVLVTITQIDGNLRRQFLAQLPEQAPSFFFIDVPSGEADRFRDFLRDLAPQSTVEDVPMLRGRIVSARGVRAEDLKATTDTEWVLQSDRGLTYTAEVPKGSKVVEGEWWGETYSGPPLVSIEKRIADGLGLKLGDDIVVNVLGRDITARIGNMRTIDWQGLGINFVLVFSPNAFKGAPHTHVATLTEARSDTAEDARVIRKVADAFPMVTSVRVREVMETVGSVVSNLALAIRGASAVTLISAILVLGGALAAGHRHRVYDAVILKTLGATRLRLLGAYALEYLMIGFATAAFGVIAGSVSAWLIVTRLMTLSFAWQAGSAALVVVAALIVTVGLGLAGTLLALNQKPATVLRNL; encoded by the coding sequence ATGACCACCGTCGCTGAACCGATCGCCGGCGGCCGCATGGCCGCACTGCCCGTGCGCTACGCGCTGCGCGAGCTGCGGGGAGGCCTGCGCGGCTTCTACGTCTTCATCGCCTGCATCGCGCTCGGCGTGCTCGCCATTGCCGGTGTCGGCTCGGTGGCGGCGAGCCTCAACGACGGCCTGGTTCGCGAAGGACGTACGCTGCTCGGCGGCGACGTCGCCTTTTCACTGTTCCAGCGCGAGGCCAAGCCGGAGGAGATCGACTTCCTGCGCTCGCGTGGAAAGCTGTCGCTGGCAGCGACCCTGCGCGCCATGGTGCGCTCGGGCGACGCCAAGCTGGCGCTGGTCGAGCTGAAGGCGGTCGACAACGCCTATCCGCTGCTCGGCAAGGCTGAGCTCCAGCCAGATCTGCCGATGGCCGACATCCTGGCCGAGCGCGACGGCGTCTACGGAGCTGCGGCGGATCCGGCGCTGCTGGCTCGGCTCGATCTGAGGATCGGCGACACCGTCACCATCGACACGGTCCGCTTCCAGATTCGCAGCGCGCTGCAGGCCGAGCCCGACAAATTGTCCGGCGGCATCGGCCTCGGGCCACGCTTCCTGATCAGCGAGGCGGGCCTGCGGGCCACACCGCTGCTGCAGCCGGGCAGCCTGGTGCGCTGGACCTACCGGGTCCGGCTGCCCGACAATGCCAAGGACGACCACGCCGCGGCGTCCTTCATCGCCGATACCCGCCTGACGCTGCCCTCGGCCGGATGGGAGATCCGCAGCCGCAGCAACGCCTCGCCGCAACTGGAGCGGACGATCGGCCGCTTCACCCAGTTCCTCACCCTGGTCGGTCTCGCCGCCCTACTGGTCGGCGGCGTCGGCGTCGCCAATGCGGTCAAGAGCCATGTCGACCGCCGTACCGAGGTGATCGCGGCCTTCAAGGCCCTCGGCGCCACCAGCCGCGACGTGTTCGGCATCTACCTCGTGCAGGTGATGGTGCTCGCCACGATCGGTTCGATCATCGGCCTCAGCGCCGGGGCGGCCCTGCCGTTTGCCATCGTCGGGCTGTTCGGCAACATCCTGCCGCTGCCCGTGATCCCGGCCATTCATTCGGATGAGCTGGCGCTGTCCTTCGTCTATGGTCTGCTCACCGCACTGGCGTTCGGTCTGTGGCCGCTCGGGCGCGTACGCGACGTGCCGGTGGCGGCGTTGTTCCGCGAGGCGGTCATCGCCGAATGGCACCGTCCGCGCTGGAGCTATCTGGTGCTGATCGCGGGCACCGTCGCGTTGCTGATCGCGGTCGTGATCGGCCTGTCCTACGACAAGCGCATCGCAGCCGTGTTCGTCGTCGCCGCCGCGCTGGTGTTCGTGCTGTTGCGCGGCATTGCCGCCGCGGTGATGGCGATTGCGCGCGCCCTGCCGCGCAGCCGCTTCCCGATGCTGCGGCTGGCGGTCAGCAATATCTATCGCCCGGGCGCGCTGACACCGTCCGTGGTGCTGTCGCTCGGGCTGGGACTCGCCGTGCTGGTCACGATTACCCAGATCGACGGCAATCTGCGACGCCAGTTCCTGGCTCAACTGCCGGAACAGGCGCCGTCGTTTTTCTTCATCGACGTCCCCTCCGGCGAGGCCGACCGCTTCCGCGACTTCCTCAGGGACCTCGCCCCTCAATCCACTGTCGAAGACGTGCCGATGCTGCGCGGGCGCATCGTCTCCGCCCGCGGCGTGCGCGCCGAGGACCTCAAGGCGACGACGGACACCGAATGGGTGCTGCAGAGCGACCGGGGCCTGACCTATACCGCCGAAGTTCCCAAAGGATCCAAGGTCGTCGAGGGCGAGTGGTGGGGCGAGACCTACAGCGGCCCGCCGCTGGTTTCGATCGAGAAGCGGATCGCCGACGGTCTCGGCCTCAAGCTCGGTGACGACATCGTTGTCAACGTGCTCGGACGCGACATCACGGCGCGGATCGGCAACATGCGCACCATCGACTGGCAGGGGCTCGGCATCAATTTCGTGCTGGTGTTCTCCCCGAATGCCTTCAAGGGAGCGCCGCACACCCATGTCGCCACCCTCACCGAGGCGCGCTCCGATACCGCCGAGGATGCCCGTGTCATCCGCAAGGTGGCCGACGCCTTCCCGATGGTGACCAGCGTGCGGGTCCGCGAGGTGATGGAGACGGTGGGCTCGGTGGTCTCCAACCTCGCGCTCGCCATCCGCGGCGCCAGTGCGGTGACGCTGATCTCGGCCATCCTGGTGCTGGGCGGCGCGCTGGCAGCCGGCCACCGCCACCGGGTCTACGATGCCGTCATCCTGAAGACCCTGGGCGCGACAAGGCTGCGGCTGCTCGGCGCCTACGCGCTGGAATATCTGATGATCGGGTTTGCCACCGCCGCGTTCGGCGTCATCGCCGGCTCGGTGTCCGCCTGGCTGATCGTGACCCGGCTGATGACGTTGAGCTTCGCCTGGCAGGCCGGCAGCGCCGCGCTGGTGGTCGTGGCCGCACTGATCGTGACGGTCGGCCTCGGCCTGGCCGGCACGCTGCTGGCGCTCAACCAGAAGCCCGCGACGGTTCTTCGGAATCTGTAG
- a CDS encoding Bax inhibitor-1/YccA family protein codes for MSDLDRNYASPFGRVAGRADAATVDAGLRAYMLRIYNYMSIGLAITGLAALGVYMASVTGDPAAGVFKFGNAYLTQFGYAMFVSPLKWLFILAPLVMVFAISAGINRLAPSTAQILFWVFSALMGISLSSIFLVYTHTSIVRVFFITAATFGALSLYGYTTKRDMTGMGSFLFMGLIGIVLASLVNLFLASSMLQFIVSVIGVFVFAGLTAWDTQRLKNEYIYGYASAGGDIAERAAITGALSLYLNFINLFTLLLQLLGQRD; via the coding sequence ATGTCGGACCTAGACCGCAACTATGCTTCACCCTTTGGCCGGGTGGCCGGGCGCGCCGATGCCGCGACCGTCGACGCCGGTCTGCGCGCCTACATGCTGCGCATCTACAATTACATGAGCATCGGCCTGGCCATCACCGGCCTTGCGGCACTGGGCGTCTACATGGCGTCGGTGACCGGCGATCCGGCGGCCGGCGTGTTCAAGTTCGGTAACGCCTATCTGACGCAGTTCGGCTACGCGATGTTCGTGAGCCCGCTGAAGTGGCTGTTCATCCTGGCCCCCCTGGTCATGGTGTTCGCGATCTCGGCCGGCATCAACCGCTTGGCGCCGTCGACCGCACAGATCCTGTTCTGGGTGTTCTCGGCCTTGATGGGCATCTCGCTGTCGTCGATCTTCTTGGTGTACACCCACACCTCGATCGTGCGGGTGTTCTTCATCACCGCGGCGACGTTCGGCGCGCTGAGCCTCTACGGCTACACGACCAAGCGTGACATGACGGGCATGGGCTCGTTCCTGTTCATGGGCCTGATCGGCATCGTGCTGGCGAGCCTCGTGAACCTGTTCCTGGCGAGCTCGATGCTGCAGTTCATCGTCTCGGTGATCGGCGTGTTCGTGTTCGCCGGCCTGACCGCCTGGGACACGCAGCGTCTGAAGAACGAGTACATCTACGGCTACGCTTCCGCGGGCGGCGACATCGCGGAGCGCGCGGCAATCACCGGCGCCCTGTCGCTGTACTTGAACTTCATCAACCTGTTCACGCTGCTGCTGCAGTTGCTCGGACAGCGCGACTGA
- a CDS encoding GNAT family N-acetyltransferase, producing MSDIEIRPTQEADLPAITAIYGQAVREGTATFELDPPDLAEMTRRFRALRDGGFPYFAALLDGEVVGYAYAGPYRPRPAYRFTVENSVYLAPASQRRGIGMRLMRRLIDACEEGGFRQMIAVIGDSANSGSVGLHTACGFQMIGTHPSVGLKFGRWLDTVMMQRPLGAGSSDVPA from the coding sequence ATGTCCGACATTGAAATCCGGCCCACCCAGGAGGCCGACCTTCCCGCCATCACCGCCATCTACGGCCAAGCCGTCCGCGAGGGCACGGCCACCTTCGAGCTCGACCCTCCGGATCTGGCGGAGATGACGCGCCGCTTCCGGGCGCTCCGCGACGGCGGCTTCCCCTATTTCGCTGCCCTGCTGGACGGAGAGGTGGTGGGCTATGCCTATGCCGGGCCCTACCGGCCCCGCCCTGCCTATCGCTTCACGGTGGAGAACTCGGTCTATCTCGCTCCGGCCAGCCAGCGTCGCGGCATCGGGATGCGCCTGATGCGGCGGCTGATCGACGCCTGTGAGGAGGGAGGCTTTCGCCAGATGATCGCCGTCATCGGCGACTCCGCCAATTCCGGCTCGGTCGGGCTGCATACCGCCTGCGGCTTCCAGATGATCGGCACCCACCCGAGCGTCGGCCTGAAATTCGGCCGCTGGCTCGATACTGTGATGATGCAGCGCCCGCTCGGGGCCGGGAGCAGCGACGTCCCGGCGTAA
- a CDS encoding DUF2794 domain-containing protein, with product MNLTPEDADPSENRAAARSAAAAPSRVTFDRLELNRILNLYGRMVADGEWRDYSIDFLRDRAVFSVFRRASEVPIYRIEKDPRLARKQGMYSVISATGLILRRGHELERVLLVIAPKPALV from the coding sequence ATGAACCTCACGCCGGAGGACGCCGACCCCAGCGAGAACCGCGCGGCGGCGCGCAGTGCGGCCGCAGCGCCGAGCCGGGTGACGTTCGACCGCCTGGAGCTGAACCGCATCCTGAACCTCTACGGCCGCATGGTCGCCGACGGTGAGTGGCGCGACTATTCAATCGACTTCCTGCGTGACCGGGCCGTCTTCTCCGTGTTTCGCCGGGCGTCCGAGGTGCCGATCTACCGCATCGAGAAGGATCCGCGTCTCGCACGCAAGCAGGGCATGTACAGCGTGATCTCGGCCACCGGGCTGATCCTGCGCCGCGGCCACGAGCTCGAGCGCGTGCTGCTGGTGATCGCGCCGAAACCAGCCCTGGTCTGA
- a CDS encoding DUF1223 domain-containing protein, with protein sequence MSWWSRAALSVCAVIAFVRPAASDPRAVIELFTSQGCSSCPPADKILGELARDPSVIALSLPIDYWDYLGWKDTLADSRFTARQRAYSRARGDREVYTPQAVVNGSVHVIGSDREAIEGAIEETVQGGSVMSVPVRLSVDGQDLTVSVAAANDQMPRKHGEVWVCSISRVVPISVGRGENSGRDLTYYNVVRGLQKLGDWNGSPVRWSVPLEKIAREGVDGTVVYVQDGSRDRPGPMLGAAFSELPLGGRASATARGPER encoded by the coding sequence ATGTCGTGGTGGTCGCGCGCAGCGCTGAGTGTCTGTGCGGTCATCGCTTTCGTCCGGCCCGCTGCGTCCGATCCCCGTGCGGTGATCGAACTCTTCACCTCGCAAGGCTGTTCGTCCTGCCCGCCGGCTGACAAGATCCTCGGCGAGCTCGCCAGAGATCCTTCGGTGATCGCGCTGTCCCTGCCGATAGACTACTGGGACTATCTCGGCTGGAAGGACACGCTGGCCGACTCCCGCTTCACGGCCCGGCAGCGGGCCTATTCTCGTGCGCGCGGCGACCGCGAGGTCTATACGCCGCAGGCGGTGGTCAACGGCTCCGTGCATGTGATCGGCAGCGACCGCGAGGCGATCGAGGGCGCCATCGAGGAGACCGTCCAGGGTGGCAGCGTGATGTCGGTGCCGGTGAGGCTGTCGGTCGACGGCCAGGACCTTACTGTCTCCGTGGCCGCGGCCAACGACCAGATGCCGCGCAAGCACGGCGAGGTCTGGGTCTGCTCGATCTCGCGGGTGGTCCCGATCTCGGTCGGCCGCGGCGAGAACAGCGGCCGTGATCTGACCTATTACAACGTCGTTCGCGGTCTTCAGAAGCTGGGTGACTGGAATGGGTCGCCGGTCAGATGGAGCGTGCCGCTGGAGAAGATCGCCCGCGAGGGCGTCGATGGCACCGTCGTCTATGTGCAGGACGGCAGTCGCGACCGCCCTGGGCCGATGCTCGGGGCCGCCTTTTCCGAGTTGCCGTTGGGCGGACGGGCTTCAGCAACAGCGCGCGGTCCCGAGCGCTGA